One region of Osmia lignaria lignaria isolate PbOS001 chromosome 7, iyOsmLign1, whole genome shotgun sequence genomic DNA includes:
- the Ttc26 gene encoding tetratricopeptide repeat domain 26 isoform X5, translating into MGYCTFHLGDYKRAATIYENLRKKDQVPTYVSTNLACCYFYLGMYPESQQILEDAPYSKLKNRLLFHLAHKMGNEPKLMEYNHMLEDVIEDQLCLASIHYLRAHYQEAIDVYKKILLDNRDSDSDSSDSIDENMINRKSDIRLIRVLHDSREYFALNVYVALCYYKLDYYDAAQEVLQVYLQKYPDSAIAINLKACNHFRLYNGTAAQNEMKQLIEKMSNSFSFSHDLIRHNTVVRNNLNLPSLKKYNKNECLQVFKGGEGALQILPNLVDVIPEARLNLVIYYLKQDDVREAFELIKDLEPAVPQEYILKGIVNAVMGQETNSRDNIKTAQQYFQLVGSSASECDTIPGRQCMASCFFLYRQFEDVLVYLSSIKTYFSNEDNFNFNYAQARAAAGYFKEAEEAFQNVRNERYKNDYIYISLLAHCYIMNKKPQLAWDLYLKMDTSTESFNLLQLIANDCYKVGEFWYAAKAFDMLERMDPSPENWEGKRGACCGTFQYIVADRQPKELLPEIIQLLKNTSNSQVEQIIRVMRKWGKDNRINC; encoded by the exons ATGGGTTATTGTACTTTCCACCTAGGCGACTACAAACGTGCAGCAACGATATACGAAAATTTGAGGAAGAAAGATCAAGTTCCAACATATGTATCCACAAATTTAGCATGTTGTTATTTCTATCTTGGAATGTACCCTGAATCGCAACAAATTTTGGAGGATGCTCCATACAGTAAACTGAAGAATAGACTATTATTCCATTTAGCTCATAAAATGGGCAACGAACCAAAATTAATGGAGTACAATCATATGCTGGAGGATGTAATCGAGGATCAACTATGTTTGGCATCTATTCATTATCTTAGAGCTCACTATCAAGAGGCAATTGATGTATATAAAAAGATTCTATTAGATAACAG GGATTCAGACAGTGATAGTTCAGATAGTATCGATGAGAATATGATTAACAGAAAATCAGATATCCGTTTAATTAGAGTGTTGCATGATTCCAG GGAATATTTTGCATTAAATGTGTATGTTGCTTTGTGTTATTACAAACTAGACTACTATGATGCAGCTCAAGAAGTTCTTCAAGTTTACTTGCAGAAGTATCCTGACAGTGCAATTGCAATTAATCTAAAAGCATGCAATCATTTTCGACTGTACAATGGTACAGCTGCacagaatgaaatgaaacaattaatagaaaaaatgtCCAATTCCTTCAGCTTCAGTCATGACTTGATAAGACACAACACAGTTGTACGTAACAATCTGAATTTACCTAGTCTTAAgaagtataataaaaatgaatgtttgCAGGTATTTAAAGGTGGAGAAGGTGCCTTACAAATTCTACCGAATTTAGTGGATGTTATACCAGAGGCTAGGCTCAATTTAGTAATATATTATTTGAAACAAGACGACGTGCGAGAAgcgtttgaattaattaaagatCTCGAGCCAGCTGTGCCACAAGAATACATCTTAAAAGGAATAGTTAATGCAGTGATGGGACAAGAAACTAATTCC CGTGACAATATAAAAACTGCACAACAGTATTTTCAACTAGTGGGTTCCTCTGCATCAGAGTGTGACACCATACCTGGTAGACAATGTATGGCTTCTTGTTTCTTTCTATACCGTCAATTCGAAGATGTCTTAGTATATCTAAGCTCCATCAAGACATACTTTTCTAACGAGGacaactttaattttaattacgccCAGGCACGAGCCGCGGCAGGTTACTTTAAGGAGGCTGAAGAGGCTTTCCAGAACGTTAGaaatgaaagatataaaaatgattacatCTATATCAGCCTCTTGGCACATTGCT ATATAATGAATAAGAAACCACAACTGGCTTGGGATTTGTACTTGAAAATGGATACCTCAACAGAGTCATTTAATCTATTACAATTAATAGCGAATGACTGTTACAAAGTTGGTGAATTTTGGTATGCTGCTAAAGCGTTTGATATGTTAGAACGTATGGATCCTAGTCCAGAAAATTGGGAAGGGAAACGCGGTGCTTGTTGTGGAACGTTTCAGTATATTGTGGCTGATAGACAACCAAA ggaGCTGTTACCCGAAATTATCCAACTTCTAAAGAACACTTCTAATTCACAAGTGGAGCAAATTATTCGAGTAATGCGTAAATGGGGTAAAGATAACAGGATTAATTGCTGA
- the Ttc26 gene encoding tetratricopeptide repeat domain 26 isoform X2, with translation MILSRAKPVSSEGVKKSASEKKIPKLEEFLEKRDYTGALTLLEFNNASENNLNSELWMGYCTFHLGDYKRAATIYENLRKKDQVPTYVSTNLACCYFYLGMYPESQQILEDAPYSKLKNRLLFHLAHKMGNEPKLMEYNHMLEDVIEDQLCLASIHYLRAHYQEAIDVYKKILLDNRDSDSDSSDSIDENMINRKSDIRLIRVLHDSREYFALNVYVALCYYKLDYYDAAQEVLQVYLQKYPDSAIAINLKACNHFRLYNGTAAQNEMKQLIEKMSNSFSFSHDLIRHNTVVFKGGEGALQILPNLVDVIPEARLNLVIYYLKQDDVREAFELIKDLEPAVPQEYILKGIVNAVMGQETNSRDNIKTAQQYFQLVGSSASECDTIPGRQCMASCFFLYRQFEDVLVYLSSIKTYFSNEDNFNFNYAQARAAAGYFKEAEEAFQNVRNERYKNDYIYISLLAHCYIMNKKPQLAWDLYLKMDTSTESFNLLQLIANDCYKVGEFWYAAKAFDMLERMDPSPENWEGKRGACCGTFQYIVADRQPKELLPEIIQLLKNTSNSQVEQIIRVMRKWGKDNRINC, from the exons ATG ATATTGTCAAGAGCTAAACCAGTCTCTTCTGAGGGAGTGAAAAAATCAGCATCAGAGAAAAAGATTCCTAAATTAGAAGAGTTCTTGGAGAAGCGTGATTATACCGGTGCTTTAACGCTCTTAGAATTCAACAATGCTTCAGAGAACAATTTAAACTCTGAACTATGGATGGGTTATTGTACTTTCCACCTAGGCGACTACAAACGTGCAGCAACGATATACGAAAATTTGAGGAAGAAAGATCAAGTTCCAACATATGTATCCACAAATTTAGCATGTTGTTATTTCTATCTTGGAATGTACCCTGAATCGCAACAAATTTTGGAGGATGCTCCATACAGTAAACTGAAGAATAGACTATTATTCCATTTAGCTCATAAAATGGGCAACGAACCAAAATTAATGGAGTACAATCATATGCTGGAGGATGTAATCGAGGATCAACTATGTTTGGCATCTATTCATTATCTTAGAGCTCACTATCAAGAGGCAATTGATGTATATAAAAAGATTCTATTAGATAACAG GGATTCAGACAGTGATAGTTCAGATAGTATCGATGAGAATATGATTAACAGAAAATCAGATATCCGTTTAATTAGAGTGTTGCATGATTCCAG GGAATATTTTGCATTAAATGTGTATGTTGCTTTGTGTTATTACAAACTAGACTACTATGATGCAGCTCAAGAAGTTCTTCAAGTTTACTTGCAGAAGTATCCTGACAGTGCAATTGCAATTAATCTAAAAGCATGCAATCATTTTCGACTGTACAATGGTACAGCTGCacagaatgaaatgaaacaattaatagaaaaaatgtCCAATTCCTTCAGCTTCAGTCATGACTTGATAAGACACAACACAGTT GTATTTAAAGGTGGAGAAGGTGCCTTACAAATTCTACCGAATTTAGTGGATGTTATACCAGAGGCTAGGCTCAATTTAGTAATATATTATTTGAAACAAGACGACGTGCGAGAAgcgtttgaattaattaaagatCTCGAGCCAGCTGTGCCACAAGAATACATCTTAAAAGGAATAGTTAATGCAGTGATGGGACAAGAAACTAATTCC CGTGACAATATAAAAACTGCACAACAGTATTTTCAACTAGTGGGTTCCTCTGCATCAGAGTGTGACACCATACCTGGTAGACAATGTATGGCTTCTTGTTTCTTTCTATACCGTCAATTCGAAGATGTCTTAGTATATCTAAGCTCCATCAAGACATACTTTTCTAACGAGGacaactttaattttaattacgccCAGGCACGAGCCGCGGCAGGTTACTTTAAGGAGGCTGAAGAGGCTTTCCAGAACGTTAGaaatgaaagatataaaaatgattacatCTATATCAGCCTCTTGGCACATTGCT ATATAATGAATAAGAAACCACAACTGGCTTGGGATTTGTACTTGAAAATGGATACCTCAACAGAGTCATTTAATCTATTACAATTAATAGCGAATGACTGTTACAAAGTTGGTGAATTTTGGTATGCTGCTAAAGCGTTTGATATGTTAGAACGTATGGATCCTAGTCCAGAAAATTGGGAAGGGAAACGCGGTGCTTGTTGTGGAACGTTTCAGTATATTGTGGCTGATAGACAACCAAA ggaGCTGTTACCCGAAATTATCCAACTTCTAAAGAACACTTCTAATTCACAAGTGGAGCAAATTATTCGAGTAATGCGTAAATGGGGTAAAGATAACAGGATTAATTGCTGA
- the Nubp2 gene encoding NUBP iron-sulfur cluster assembly factor 2 — MLEGVKHVLLVLSGKGGVGKSTVSTQLALALKESGFRVGLLDVDLCGPSVPYLLNLEGRDVHQSSDGWIPVFADKEQKLAVMSIGFLLKNQNDSVVWRGPKKTGMIKQFLNDVVWQDIDYLIIDTPPGTSDEHITVMENLRNVKCDGALIVTTPQAVAVDDVLREITFCRKTGIHIFGIVENMSGFVCPSCSECTNIFSAGGGIALSKMVNVPFLAKVPIDPQVGKLAETGQSVLVTLPDSQVAQVFRKLVEELTKSKEA, encoded by the exons ATGTTGGAAGGTGTCAAACATGTTTTATTAGTGCTTTCTGGTAAAGGTGGTGTTGGGAAATCAACAGTTAGCACACAATTGGCCCTTGCACTCAAGGAGTCAGGATTTCGA GTAGGTTTACTAGATGTTGATCTATGCGGACCCAGCGTACCTTACCTGTTAAACTTGGAGGGCAGAGATGTTCATCAGTCTTCTGATGG atgGATCCCAGTGTTTGCAGACAAAGAACAAAAGCTGGCTGTCATGTCGAtaggatttttattaaaaaatcaaaatgatAGCGTCGTTTGGAGAGGTCCAAAAAAAACTGGAatgattaaacaatttttaaacgatGTTGTTTGGCAAGATATCGATTATTTGATCATTGACACACCACCAGGAACATCAGATGAGCATATCACAGTAATGGAAAACTTGAG GAATGTTAAATGTGATGGTGCACTTATAGTAACTACCCCGCAAGCAGTTGCAGTGGATGATGTCTTGAGGGAAATAACATTTTGTAGAAAAACTGGCATTCACATATTTGGTATAGTCGAAAATATGAGTGGTTTTGTCTGTCCATCTTGTTCG GAATGTACAAATATATTTTCGGCGGGTGGAGGAATAGCTCTTTCGAAAATGGTAAATGTACCATTTCTAGCAAAAGTGCCCATTGATCCTCAAGTTGGTAAACTAGCAGAAACAGGTCAGAGTGTTCTGGTGACATTACCGGATAGTCAAGTAGCGCAGGTGTTTCGGAAACTAGTCGAAGAACTTACCAAGAGCAAAGAAGCATAG
- the Ttc26 gene encoding tetratricopeptide repeat domain 26 isoform X3 → MILSRAKPVSSEGVKKSASEKKIPKLEEFLEKRDYTGALTLLEFNNASENNLNSELWMGYCTFHLGDYKRAATIYENLRKKDQVPTYVSTNLACCYFYLGMYPESQQILEDAPYSKLKNRLLFHLAHKMGNEPKLMEYNHMLEDVIEDQLCLASIHYLRAHYQEAIDVYKKILLDNREYFALNVYVALCYYKLDYYDAAQEVLQVYLQKYPDSAIAINLKACNHFRLYNGTAAQNEMKQLIEKMSNSFSFSHDLIRHNTVVRNNLNLPSLKKYNKNECLQVFKGGEGALQILPNLVDVIPEARLNLVIYYLKQDDVREAFELIKDLEPAVPQEYILKGIVNAVMGQETNSRDNIKTAQQYFQLVGSSASECDTIPGRQCMASCFFLYRQFEDVLVYLSSIKTYFSNEDNFNFNYAQARAAAGYFKEAEEAFQNVRNERYKNDYIYISLLAHCYIMNKKPQLAWDLYLKMDTSTESFNLLQLIANDCYKVGEFWYAAKAFDMLERMDPSPENWEGKRGACCGTFQYIVADRQPKELLPEIIQLLKNTSNSQVEQIIRVMRKWGKDNRINC, encoded by the exons ATG ATATTGTCAAGAGCTAAACCAGTCTCTTCTGAGGGAGTGAAAAAATCAGCATCAGAGAAAAAGATTCCTAAATTAGAAGAGTTCTTGGAGAAGCGTGATTATACCGGTGCTTTAACGCTCTTAGAATTCAACAATGCTTCAGAGAACAATTTAAACTCTGAACTATGGATGGGTTATTGTACTTTCCACCTAGGCGACTACAAACGTGCAGCAACGATATACGAAAATTTGAGGAAGAAAGATCAAGTTCCAACATATGTATCCACAAATTTAGCATGTTGTTATTTCTATCTTGGAATGTACCCTGAATCGCAACAAATTTTGGAGGATGCTCCATACAGTAAACTGAAGAATAGACTATTATTCCATTTAGCTCATAAAATGGGCAACGAACCAAAATTAATGGAGTACAATCATATGCTGGAGGATGTAATCGAGGATCAACTATGTTTGGCATCTATTCATTATCTTAGAGCTCACTATCAAGAGGCAATTGATGTATATAAAAAGATTCTATTAGATAACAG GGAATATTTTGCATTAAATGTGTATGTTGCTTTGTGTTATTACAAACTAGACTACTATGATGCAGCTCAAGAAGTTCTTCAAGTTTACTTGCAGAAGTATCCTGACAGTGCAATTGCAATTAATCTAAAAGCATGCAATCATTTTCGACTGTACAATGGTACAGCTGCacagaatgaaatgaaacaattaatagaaaaaatgtCCAATTCCTTCAGCTTCAGTCATGACTTGATAAGACACAACACAGTTGTACGTAACAATCTGAATTTACCTAGTCTTAAgaagtataataaaaatgaatgtttgCAGGTATTTAAAGGTGGAGAAGGTGCCTTACAAATTCTACCGAATTTAGTGGATGTTATACCAGAGGCTAGGCTCAATTTAGTAATATATTATTTGAAACAAGACGACGTGCGAGAAgcgtttgaattaattaaagatCTCGAGCCAGCTGTGCCACAAGAATACATCTTAAAAGGAATAGTTAATGCAGTGATGGGACAAGAAACTAATTCC CGTGACAATATAAAAACTGCACAACAGTATTTTCAACTAGTGGGTTCCTCTGCATCAGAGTGTGACACCATACCTGGTAGACAATGTATGGCTTCTTGTTTCTTTCTATACCGTCAATTCGAAGATGTCTTAGTATATCTAAGCTCCATCAAGACATACTTTTCTAACGAGGacaactttaattttaattacgccCAGGCACGAGCCGCGGCAGGTTACTTTAAGGAGGCTGAAGAGGCTTTCCAGAACGTTAGaaatgaaagatataaaaatgattacatCTATATCAGCCTCTTGGCACATTGCT ATATAATGAATAAGAAACCACAACTGGCTTGGGATTTGTACTTGAAAATGGATACCTCAACAGAGTCATTTAATCTATTACAATTAATAGCGAATGACTGTTACAAAGTTGGTGAATTTTGGTATGCTGCTAAAGCGTTTGATATGTTAGAACGTATGGATCCTAGTCCAGAAAATTGGGAAGGGAAACGCGGTGCTTGTTGTGGAACGTTTCAGTATATTGTGGCTGATAGACAACCAAA ggaGCTGTTACCCGAAATTATCCAACTTCTAAAGAACACTTCTAATTCACAAGTGGAGCAAATTATTCGAGTAATGCGTAAATGGGGTAAAGATAACAGGATTAATTGCTGA
- the Ttc26 gene encoding tetratricopeptide repeat domain 26 isoform X4, which translates to MILSRAKPVSSEGVKKSASEKKIPKLEEFLEKRDYTGALTLLEFNNASENNLNSELWMGYCTFHLGDYKRAATIYENLRKKDQVPTYVSTNLACCYFYLGMYPESQQILEDAPYSKLKNRLLFHLAHKMGNEPKLMEYNHMLEDVIEDQLCLASIHYLRAHYQEAIDVYKKILLDNREYFALNVYVALCYYKLDYYDAAQEVLQVYLQKYPDSAIAINLKACNHFRLYNGTAAQNEMKQLIEKMSNSFSFSHDLIRHNTVVFKGGEGALQILPNLVDVIPEARLNLVIYYLKQDDVREAFELIKDLEPAVPQEYILKGIVNAVMGQETNSRDNIKTAQQYFQLVGSSASECDTIPGRQCMASCFFLYRQFEDVLVYLSSIKTYFSNEDNFNFNYAQARAAAGYFKEAEEAFQNVRNERYKNDYIYISLLAHCYIMNKKPQLAWDLYLKMDTSTESFNLLQLIANDCYKVGEFWYAAKAFDMLERMDPSPENWEGKRGACCGTFQYIVADRQPKELLPEIIQLLKNTSNSQVEQIIRVMRKWGKDNRINC; encoded by the exons ATG ATATTGTCAAGAGCTAAACCAGTCTCTTCTGAGGGAGTGAAAAAATCAGCATCAGAGAAAAAGATTCCTAAATTAGAAGAGTTCTTGGAGAAGCGTGATTATACCGGTGCTTTAACGCTCTTAGAATTCAACAATGCTTCAGAGAACAATTTAAACTCTGAACTATGGATGGGTTATTGTACTTTCCACCTAGGCGACTACAAACGTGCAGCAACGATATACGAAAATTTGAGGAAGAAAGATCAAGTTCCAACATATGTATCCACAAATTTAGCATGTTGTTATTTCTATCTTGGAATGTACCCTGAATCGCAACAAATTTTGGAGGATGCTCCATACAGTAAACTGAAGAATAGACTATTATTCCATTTAGCTCATAAAATGGGCAACGAACCAAAATTAATGGAGTACAATCATATGCTGGAGGATGTAATCGAGGATCAACTATGTTTGGCATCTATTCATTATCTTAGAGCTCACTATCAAGAGGCAATTGATGTATATAAAAAGATTCTATTAGATAACAG GGAATATTTTGCATTAAATGTGTATGTTGCTTTGTGTTATTACAAACTAGACTACTATGATGCAGCTCAAGAAGTTCTTCAAGTTTACTTGCAGAAGTATCCTGACAGTGCAATTGCAATTAATCTAAAAGCATGCAATCATTTTCGACTGTACAATGGTACAGCTGCacagaatgaaatgaaacaattaatagaaaaaatgtCCAATTCCTTCAGCTTCAGTCATGACTTGATAAGACACAACACAGTT GTATTTAAAGGTGGAGAAGGTGCCTTACAAATTCTACCGAATTTAGTGGATGTTATACCAGAGGCTAGGCTCAATTTAGTAATATATTATTTGAAACAAGACGACGTGCGAGAAgcgtttgaattaattaaagatCTCGAGCCAGCTGTGCCACAAGAATACATCTTAAAAGGAATAGTTAATGCAGTGATGGGACAAGAAACTAATTCC CGTGACAATATAAAAACTGCACAACAGTATTTTCAACTAGTGGGTTCCTCTGCATCAGAGTGTGACACCATACCTGGTAGACAATGTATGGCTTCTTGTTTCTTTCTATACCGTCAATTCGAAGATGTCTTAGTATATCTAAGCTCCATCAAGACATACTTTTCTAACGAGGacaactttaattttaattacgccCAGGCACGAGCCGCGGCAGGTTACTTTAAGGAGGCTGAAGAGGCTTTCCAGAACGTTAGaaatgaaagatataaaaatgattacatCTATATCAGCCTCTTGGCACATTGCT ATATAATGAATAAGAAACCACAACTGGCTTGGGATTTGTACTTGAAAATGGATACCTCAACAGAGTCATTTAATCTATTACAATTAATAGCGAATGACTGTTACAAAGTTGGTGAATTTTGGTATGCTGCTAAAGCGTTTGATATGTTAGAACGTATGGATCCTAGTCCAGAAAATTGGGAAGGGAAACGCGGTGCTTGTTGTGGAACGTTTCAGTATATTGTGGCTGATAGACAACCAAA ggaGCTGTTACCCGAAATTATCCAACTTCTAAAGAACACTTCTAATTCACAAGTGGAGCAAATTATTCGAGTAATGCGTAAATGGGGTAAAGATAACAGGATTAATTGCTGA
- the Ttc26 gene encoding tetratricopeptide repeat domain 26 isoform X1 codes for MILSRAKPVSSEGVKKSASEKKIPKLEEFLEKRDYTGALTLLEFNNASENNLNSELWMGYCTFHLGDYKRAATIYENLRKKDQVPTYVSTNLACCYFYLGMYPESQQILEDAPYSKLKNRLLFHLAHKMGNEPKLMEYNHMLEDVIEDQLCLASIHYLRAHYQEAIDVYKKILLDNRDSDSDSSDSIDENMINRKSDIRLIRVLHDSREYFALNVYVALCYYKLDYYDAAQEVLQVYLQKYPDSAIAINLKACNHFRLYNGTAAQNEMKQLIEKMSNSFSFSHDLIRHNTVVRNNLNLPSLKKYNKNECLQVFKGGEGALQILPNLVDVIPEARLNLVIYYLKQDDVREAFELIKDLEPAVPQEYILKGIVNAVMGQETNSRDNIKTAQQYFQLVGSSASECDTIPGRQCMASCFFLYRQFEDVLVYLSSIKTYFSNEDNFNFNYAQARAAAGYFKEAEEAFQNVRNERYKNDYIYISLLAHCYIMNKKPQLAWDLYLKMDTSTESFNLLQLIANDCYKVGEFWYAAKAFDMLERMDPSPENWEGKRGACCGTFQYIVADRQPKELLPEIIQLLKNTSNSQVEQIIRVMRKWGKDNRINC; via the exons ATG ATATTGTCAAGAGCTAAACCAGTCTCTTCTGAGGGAGTGAAAAAATCAGCATCAGAGAAAAAGATTCCTAAATTAGAAGAGTTCTTGGAGAAGCGTGATTATACCGGTGCTTTAACGCTCTTAGAATTCAACAATGCTTCAGAGAACAATTTAAACTCTGAACTATGGATGGGTTATTGTACTTTCCACCTAGGCGACTACAAACGTGCAGCAACGATATACGAAAATTTGAGGAAGAAAGATCAAGTTCCAACATATGTATCCACAAATTTAGCATGTTGTTATTTCTATCTTGGAATGTACCCTGAATCGCAACAAATTTTGGAGGATGCTCCATACAGTAAACTGAAGAATAGACTATTATTCCATTTAGCTCATAAAATGGGCAACGAACCAAAATTAATGGAGTACAATCATATGCTGGAGGATGTAATCGAGGATCAACTATGTTTGGCATCTATTCATTATCTTAGAGCTCACTATCAAGAGGCAATTGATGTATATAAAAAGATTCTATTAGATAACAG GGATTCAGACAGTGATAGTTCAGATAGTATCGATGAGAATATGATTAACAGAAAATCAGATATCCGTTTAATTAGAGTGTTGCATGATTCCAG GGAATATTTTGCATTAAATGTGTATGTTGCTTTGTGTTATTACAAACTAGACTACTATGATGCAGCTCAAGAAGTTCTTCAAGTTTACTTGCAGAAGTATCCTGACAGTGCAATTGCAATTAATCTAAAAGCATGCAATCATTTTCGACTGTACAATGGTACAGCTGCacagaatgaaatgaaacaattaatagaaaaaatgtCCAATTCCTTCAGCTTCAGTCATGACTTGATAAGACACAACACAGTTGTACGTAACAATCTGAATTTACCTAGTCTTAAgaagtataataaaaatgaatgtttgCAGGTATTTAAAGGTGGAGAAGGTGCCTTACAAATTCTACCGAATTTAGTGGATGTTATACCAGAGGCTAGGCTCAATTTAGTAATATATTATTTGAAACAAGACGACGTGCGAGAAgcgtttgaattaattaaagatCTCGAGCCAGCTGTGCCACAAGAATACATCTTAAAAGGAATAGTTAATGCAGTGATGGGACAAGAAACTAATTCC CGTGACAATATAAAAACTGCACAACAGTATTTTCAACTAGTGGGTTCCTCTGCATCAGAGTGTGACACCATACCTGGTAGACAATGTATGGCTTCTTGTTTCTTTCTATACCGTCAATTCGAAGATGTCTTAGTATATCTAAGCTCCATCAAGACATACTTTTCTAACGAGGacaactttaattttaattacgccCAGGCACGAGCCGCGGCAGGTTACTTTAAGGAGGCTGAAGAGGCTTTCCAGAACGTTAGaaatgaaagatataaaaatgattacatCTATATCAGCCTCTTGGCACATTGCT ATATAATGAATAAGAAACCACAACTGGCTTGGGATTTGTACTTGAAAATGGATACCTCAACAGAGTCATTTAATCTATTACAATTAATAGCGAATGACTGTTACAAAGTTGGTGAATTTTGGTATGCTGCTAAAGCGTTTGATATGTTAGAACGTATGGATCCTAGTCCAGAAAATTGGGAAGGGAAACGCGGTGCTTGTTGTGGAACGTTTCAGTATATTGTGGCTGATAGACAACCAAA ggaGCTGTTACCCGAAATTATCCAACTTCTAAAGAACACTTCTAATTCACAAGTGGAGCAAATTATTCGAGTAATGCGTAAATGGGGTAAAGATAACAGGATTAATTGCTGA